Proteins from one Gibbsiella quercinecans genomic window:
- the plsB gene encoding glycerol-3-phosphate 1-O-acyltransferase PlsB: MSSWRKIYYNLLSSLLKLLVRSKVIPSDPVAELGLDPTRPILYVLPYNSKADLLTLRAQCLAQDLPDPLTPLEIDGTVLPGYVFIHDGPRVFRYYTPKEESVKLFHDYLDLHRNNPDLDIQMLPVSVMFGRSPGREGHGTPHLRLLNGIQKFFAVLWLGRDSFVRFSNTVSLRHMANEHGTDQTIAQKLARVARMHFARQRLAAVGPSLPARQDLFNKLLASKAIEKAVEDEARSKKISHEKAQQNAIALMEEIAADFSYETVRLSDRVLGWTWNRLYQGINVTNAERVRQLAQDGHEIVYVPCHRSHMDYLLLSYVLYHQGLVPPHIAAGINLNFWPAGPIFRRLGAFFIRRTFKGNKLYSTVFREYLGELFTRGYSVEYFVEGGRSRTGRLLEPKTGTLAMTIQAMLRGGTRPITLVPIYIGYEHVMEVGTYAKELRGATKEKENLLQMLRGLRKLRNLGLGYVNFGEPLPLTTYLNQHVPQWRDAIDPIEAQRPSWLTPTVNDLAGKIMVRINNAAAANAMNLCATALLASRQRSLTREQLIEQLDCYLQLMRNVPYAADATVPAQTAKELLDHALGMDKFGVEKDNIGDIIILPREQAVLMTYYRNNIHHMLVLPSLIATIVMHHRRVSRSELLRQIGLIYPMLKAELFLHYGKEQLPEVLQPMIDELARQQLISYSDDELQLNPARIRPLQLLAAGVRETLQRYAITMSILSANPSINRGALEKESRIMAQRLSVLHGINAPEFFDKAVFATLVGTLREEGYISDSGDAIREHTMEVYTMLSDLITPEIKLTIESVSMLAEAKGE, translated from the coding sequence ATGTCAAGTTGGCGTAAAATTTATTATAACTTATTGAGTTCTTTACTAAAACTGCTGGTAAGAAGTAAGGTTATCCCGTCAGATCCGGTCGCGGAGTTAGGGTTGGATCCCACTCGGCCGATTTTGTACGTTTTACCTTATAACTCGAAGGCGGATTTACTCACGCTGCGGGCCCAATGTCTGGCGCAGGATCTGCCCGATCCGCTCACTCCGCTGGAAATCGACGGCACCGTACTGCCCGGCTATGTGTTTATTCACGACGGCCCGCGTGTGTTCCGGTACTACACGCCGAAAGAAGAGTCGGTCAAGCTGTTTCATGACTATCTGGATCTGCACCGCAACAATCCGGATCTCGATATCCAGATGCTGCCGGTTTCCGTCATGTTCGGCCGCTCCCCCGGCCGGGAAGGCCACGGCACCCCGCACCTGCGTCTGCTGAACGGCATACAGAAGTTCTTCGCCGTGCTGTGGCTGGGGCGCGACAGCTTCGTCCGCTTCTCCAATACCGTTTCGCTGCGCCATATGGCGAACGAACACGGCACCGATCAAACCATTGCGCAGAAACTGGCACGCGTGGCGCGCATGCATTTCGCCCGCCAGCGCCTGGCCGCGGTCGGCCCGAGCCTGCCGGCGCGCCAGGACTTGTTCAACAAGCTGCTGGCTTCCAAGGCGATTGAAAAAGCCGTTGAGGACGAAGCGCGCAGCAAAAAAATCTCTCACGAAAAAGCGCAGCAGAACGCCATTGCGCTGATGGAAGAGATCGCCGCCGATTTCTCCTACGAAACCGTGCGCCTGTCAGACCGCGTGCTGGGCTGGACCTGGAACCGCCTGTATCAAGGGATCAACGTTACCAACGCCGAACGCGTGCGCCAACTGGCGCAGGACGGCCACGAAATCGTCTATGTTCCCTGCCACCGCAGCCACATGGACTACTTGCTGCTGTCCTACGTGCTGTATCACCAGGGGCTGGTGCCCCCGCACATCGCCGCCGGCATTAACCTGAATTTCTGGCCGGCCGGGCCGATTTTCCGCCGCCTGGGCGCCTTTTTCATTCGCCGTACCTTCAAAGGCAACAAGCTGTATTCCACGGTGTTCCGTGAATACCTGGGCGAACTGTTTACCCGCGGCTACTCGGTGGAATACTTTGTCGAAGGCGGCCGCTCCCGCACCGGGCGCCTGCTGGAGCCGAAAACCGGCACGCTGGCGATGACCATCCAGGCGATGCTGCGCGGCGGCACACGCCCAATCACGCTGGTGCCGATCTACATCGGCTACGAGCACGTGATGGAAGTGGGCACCTACGCCAAAGAGCTGCGCGGCGCCACCAAAGAAAAAGAAAACCTGCTGCAAATGCTGCGTGGCCTGCGCAAACTGCGCAATCTTGGCCTGGGCTACGTCAACTTCGGCGAACCGCTGCCGTTGACCACCTATCTCAACCAGCATGTGCCTCAGTGGCGTGACGCTATCGATCCGATCGAAGCCCAGCGCCCAAGCTGGCTGACGCCAACGGTGAACGATCTTGCCGGCAAAATCATGGTGCGCATCAACAATGCCGCCGCCGCCAACGCCATGAACCTGTGCGCCACCGCCCTGCTGGCTTCGCGCCAACGTTCGCTGACCCGTGAGCAGTTGATCGAACAGTTGGATTGCTACCTGCAGTTGATGCGTAACGTGCCTTACGCCGCCGACGCCACCGTACCGGCTCAAACTGCGAAAGAATTGCTGGATCACGCGCTGGGCATGGATAAGTTCGGGGTGGAAAAGGATAACATCGGCGACATCATCATCCTGCCGCGCGAGCAGGCGGTGCTGATGACCTATTACCGTAACAATATCCACCATATGTTGGTGCTGCCTTCGCTGATCGCCACCATCGTAATGCATCACCGCCGCGTGTCGCGCAGCGAACTACTGCGCCAGATCGGCCTGATTTATCCAATGCTGAAAGCGGAACTGTTCCTGCATTACGGTAAGGAACAGCTGCCGGAGGTGCTGCAGCCGATGATCGACGAGTTGGCGCGCCAACAGTTAATCAGCTATAGCGATGACGAGCTGCAACTGAACCCGGCGCGCATTCGCCCGCTGCAGTTGCTGGCCGCCGGAGTGCGTGAAACGCTGCAACGCTATGCGATTACCATGTCGATTCTCAGCGCCAACCCAAGCATCAACCGCGGTGCGCTGGAAAAAGAAAGCCGCATCATGGCCCAGCGCCTGTCGGTGCTGCACGGCATCAACGCACCGGAGTTCTTCGATAAAGCGGTATTTGCCACCCTGGTGGGAACGCTGCGCGAAGAGGGGTATATCAGCGACAGCGGCGACGCGATCCGTGAGCACACCATGGAGGTTTACACCATGTTGAGCGATCTGATCACCCCGGAAATCAAGCTGACGATTGAAAGCGTGAGTATGCTGGCTGAGGCGAAGGGCGAGTAA